The Spirochaetaceae bacterium nucleotide sequence CGAAGCGTACCGCTCCAGCAGCGCCAGCGAGCGCACGAAGTGGGGGCCTTCGAAGCCCCAGGCGGCCTCCAGGCGCAGGTTCTTGCGCATCAGCATCTGGTTGGGATTGCACTCGAAGGTGCCGGTGTCCACGAAGTGGCCGAACTCGACGTAGGTGCCGCTGCGCCGCAGGTAGTCGAGCCCCTCGGGGATGGCCGACAGGAAACCGGCGCACTCGCACACCACGTCGGCGCCGGCGCCGCGCGGCGTGTTGTCGCGCACGATCCGTATGCGTTCGGCGGCGTCCGGCACCTCTTCGATGTTGATCACCAGGTCGGCGCCGAGCCGCTCGGCGAACTCCAGGCGCCCGGCCGGTCCGCCGACCGCGATCAGCCGGCCGGCGCCGGCGCGCCGGGCCCAGGCGATCGCCAGAAGCCCGATCGGTCCGGTGCCCTGGATCACCACCGTGTCGCCGAGCTGGATGCCGGCGCGCGATACGCAGTGGTAGGAGCAGGCGGACGGCTCGGTGAGCACGGCGATCTCCGGCGGCAGGTCGGTCTTCAGGAACACGTTGGTGGGATTCCACAGGTAGATGTACTGCCCGAAGCCGCCACGCAGCCCGGGTGCGCGGTCGATCGGTTGAAACCCCACGCCCAGGTGCGGGGATACCACCACGCGGTCGCCAACCTGCACCGGGTTGCCGAGGGCATCCTCGCTGACCCCGTCACCGAGGGCATCGAGCGTGCCGACGTTCTCGTGGCCGAGGATGACGTCGTAGCCGAGGCGCTGGAACTGCCAGTTGTGCAGATCGGTGCCGCAGATGCCGCCCAACTCCTGCTTGACCAATACCTTGCCCGGCTCCGGCTCCGGAACCGGATACTCGCGAATCTCGAA carries:
- a CDS encoding zinc-binding dehydrogenase; amino-acid sequence: MGRTARASVMAGREFEIREYPVPEPEPGKVLVKQELGGICGTDLHNWQFQRLGYDVILGHENVGTLDALGDGVSEDALGNPVQVGDRVVVSPHLGVGFQPIDRAPGLRGGFGQYIYLWNPTNVFLKTDLPPEIAVLTEPSACSYHCVSRAGIQLGDTVVIQGTGPIGLLAIAWARRAGAGRLIAVGGPAGRLEFAERLGADLVINIEEVPDAAERIRIVRDNTPRGAGADVVCECAGFLSAIPEGLDYLRRSGTYVEFGHFVDTGTFECNPNQMLMRKNLRLEAAWGFEGPHFVRSLALLERYASLFEGFVSHAIPLDRVADGFHALDSNYRLDGREALKIAIAANSE